A genomic window from Punica granatum isolate Tunisia-2019 chromosome 2, ASM765513v2, whole genome shotgun sequence includes:
- the LOC116196500 gene encoding ion channel CASTOR-like isoform X1 codes for MSMDSEPSPSSSRDWFFPSPSYIHSSAKPPKPHRHHHLQPGRSFTSSSRISRPYPLDSRPARAQSLCSSPPVSSAPPPRYAGIRRRAYSSSGLRAEKRSEADKKEGGSSEDTSMPKIGCAGEKMSSHDKGFLHSGGQLKVQWRMALAVAILFTAFTSLVHKNFTLHDQVHNLQEQISELNGKLQACCLLDIADIPSSSPEESQLSINKRLKNVALMGSLSVLSIPIVIFKLIEKFSKSRSSDGMVEEVSLNKQIAYRADAFLSLHPYSKPLALLVATLLLICLGGLALFGVTDDSLADCLWLSWTFVADSGNHANSEGIGPRLVSVSISFGGMLIFAMMLGLVSDAISEKFDSLRKGRSEVVEQHHTLILGWSDKLGSLLNQLAIANESLGGGTIVVMAEQDKEEMELDIAKMEFDFRGTSVICRSGSPLILADLKKVSVSKARAIIVLAEDGNADQSDARALRTVLSLTGVKEGLRGHIVVELSDLDNEVLVKLVGGDHIETVVAHDVIGRLMIQCARQPGLAQIWEDILGFENCEFYIKRWPQLDGMQFEDVLISFPDAIPCGVKVASLGGKVILNPEDSYVLQEGDEVLVIAEDDDTYAPSALPMVWRGHLPKDFILPKAAEKILFCGWRRDMEDMIMVMDASLAHGSELWMFNEVPENEREKKLIDGGLDISRLANIILVHREGNAVIRRHLESLPLECFDSILILADESVEDSAMQADSRSLATLLLIRDIQAKRLPYREATVSQSHRGSFSQGSWMGEMQQASDKSVIISEILDPRTKNLLSMSKISDYVLSNELVSMALAMVAEDRQINDVLEELFAEEGNELHIREADLYLHEGEELSFYEILLRARQRREIVIGYRLSNAEKAMINPPAKTEKRRWSLKDVFVVIAEKE; via the exons ATGTCCATGGACTCCGAGCcctctccttcctcctccaGGGACTGGTTCTTCCCTTCTCCTTCCTACATCCACTCCTCGGCCAAACCCCCGAAGCCCCAccgccaccaccacctccaaCCCGGCCGGTCCTTCACAAGCTCCAGCAGAATCTCCCGGCCTTACCCTCTCGATTCGAGACCCGCCCGGGCGCAGTCTCTCTGTTCCAGCCCGCCGGTGAGCTCCGCACCGCCGCCCAGGTATGCTGGGATCCGCCGCAGAGCTTATTCGAGCTCGGGTCTCCGGGCGGAGAAGCGGTCGGAAGCGGACAAGAAGGAGGGCGGCAGTTCGG AAGACACTTCCATGCCGAAAATTGGATGTGCCGGAGAAAAAATGTCGTCCCATGATAAGGGATTTCTGCATTCAGGTGGACAGCTTAAGGTTCAGTGGAGGATGGCTCTTGCAGTAGCT ATTTTATTCACAGCGTTCACTTCTCTGGTGCACAAGAATTTTACTTTACATGACCAGGTCCATAATTTGCAG GAGCAAATTTCTGAACTGAATGGGAAGCTGCAAGCATGTTGTCTATTGGACATCGCGGATATACCCAGTTCTTCGCCTGAGGAGAGTCAGCTTAGTATTAACAAAAGGCTAAAAAATGTAGCTCTGATGGGCTCACTCTCGGTATTATCAATACCTATTGTCATATTCAAGCTCATTGAAAAATTCTCGAAGTCGAGATCCTCGGATGGGATGGTAGAAGAAGTTTCTCTAAACAAGCAGATAGCATATAGAGCGGACGCATTTCTGTCACTCCATCCATATTCTAAGCCACTGGCTTTATTAGTTGCGACTTTACTCCTAATTTGCCTAGGGGGATTGGCCCTTTTTGGGGTAACAGATGATAGCTTAGCAGATTGTCTTTGGCTGTCATGGACTTTTGTGGCTGATTCAGGAAATCATGCTAATTCAGAAGGCATTGGTCCGAGACTGGTTTCGGTTTCAATTAGTTTTGGCGGAATGCTTATATTTGCTATGATGCTGGGGCTCGTTTCTGATGCTATCTCAgagaagtttgactctttgaGGAAAGGAAGGAGTGAAGTTGTTGAGCAGCATCACACTTTAATACTTGGATGGAGTGATAAATTG GGCTCATTGTTAAATCAACTCGCAATTGCTAATGAAAGTCTGGGTGGGGGAACCATTGTGGTGATGGCTGAACAAGACAAAGAGGAAATGGAGTTGGATATTGCTAAAATGGAGTTCGATTTCAGAGGAACTTCTGTCATATGTAGAAGTGGTAGTCCCCTCATATTAGCTGACTTGAAAAAG GTGTCTGTTTCCAAAGCCCGTGCTATAATTGTCCTTGCTGAAGATGGAAATGCTGACCAG AGTGATGCCCGTGCATTAAGAACAGTTCTAAGTCTAACAGGAGTTAAGGAGGGGTTAAGAGGTCACATAGTGGTCGAACTAAGCGATCTTGACAACGAGGTCCTCGTTAAACTGGTTGGTGGGGACCACATTGAAACTGTGGTGGCCCATGATGTCATCGGCCGTTTGATGATTCAATGTGCCCGACAGCCTGGACTAGCACAG ATCTGGGAAGATATCCTCGGGTTTGAAAACTGTGAGTTCTACATCAAGAGATGGCCGCAACTGGATGGAATGCAATTTGAGGATGTTTTAATTAGCTTTCCTGATGCCATTCCATGCGGAGTCAAAGTCGCGTCACTTGGTGGTAAGGTTATCCTGAATCCTGAGGACTCCTATGTCCTACAAGAAGGGGATGAAGTTCTTGTCATAGCAGAAGATGATGACACTTATGCTCCATCAGCTTTACCAATG GTGTGGAGGGGCCACTTACCCAAGGACTTTATTCTCCCCAAGGCTGCAGAAAAGATACTTTTCTGCGGTTGGCGCCGAGATATGGAAGACATGATTATG GTTATGGATGCCTCTCTTGCCCACGGTTCAGAGCTCTGGATGTTTAACGAGGTTCCAGAGAATGAGAGGGAAAAGAAGCTCATTGATGGTGGTCTTGACATCAGCCGTCTAGCAAATATAATACTTGTTCATCGTGAAGGGAACGCTGTTATACGCCGTCATTTGGAGAGTCTTCCACTAGAATGCTTTGATTCT ATCCTAATTCTGGCTGATGAGTCGGTCGAAGATTCGGCCATGCAAGCTGATTCCAGATCGCTTGCAACGTTGCTGCTGATTCGTGATATTCAG GCAAAGCGGCTACCTTATAGAGAAGCTACCGTGTCTCAATCTCACAGAGGAAGTTTCTCCCAAGGTTCATGGATGGGTGAAATGCAGCAGGCTTCAGATAAATCGGTTATTATATCTGAAATCTTGGATCCAAGAACTAAGAACCTCCTTTCTATGTCCAAAATCAGCGACTATGTCTTATCTAACGAGCTTGTCAGCATGGCACTGGCAATGGTTGCGGAGGATCGCCAAATAAATGATGTGTTGGAAGAACTCTTTGCTGAAGAG GGAAATGAGTTGCATATCAGGGAGGCGGATCTCTACCTCCATGAAGGAGAGGAGCTGAGCTTTTATGAGATACTGCTACGTGCCCGACAGAGAAGGGAAATTGTCATAGGATACCGTTTGTCTAATGCCGAGAAAGCCATGATAAATCCCCCTGCAAAAACCGAAAAGCGAAGGTGGTCTCTGAAGGATGTTTTTGTTGTGATCGCTGAAAAGGAATGA
- the LOC116196500 gene encoding ion channel CASTOR-like isoform X2 yields MSMDSEPSPSSSRDWFFPSPSYIHSSAKPPKPHRHHHLQPGRSFTSSSRISRPYPLDSRPARAQSLCSSPPVSSAPPPRYAGIRRRAYSSSGLRAEKRSEADKKEGGSSEDTSMPKIGCAGEKMSSHDKGFLHSGGQLKVQWRMALAVAILFTAFTSLVHKNFTLHDQVHNLQEQISELNGKLQACCLLDIADIPSSSPEESQLSINKRLKNVALMGSLSVLSIPIVIFKLIEKFSKSRSSDGMVEEVSLNKQIAYRADAFLSLHPYSKPLALLVATLLLICLGGLALFGVTDDSLADCLWLSWTFVADSGNHANSEGIGPRLVSVSISFGGMLIFAMMLGLVSDAISEKFDSLRKGRSEVVEQHHTLILGWSDKLGSLLNQLAIANESLGGGTIVVMAEQDKEEMELDIAKMEFDFRGTSVICRSGSPLILADLKKVSVSKARAIIVLAEDGNADQSDARALRTVLSLTGVKEGLRGHIVVELSDLDNEVLVKLVGGDHIETVVAHDVIGRLMIQCARQPGLAQIWEDILGFENCEFYIKRWPQLDGMQFEDVLISFPDAIPCGVKVASLGGKVILNPEDSYVLQEGDEVLVIAEDDDTYAPSALPMVKEATFTHIVRPARKPQTILLCGWRRDIDDMIVVMDASLAHGSELWMFNEVPENEREKKLIDGGLDISRLANIILVHREGNAVIRRHLESLPLECFDSILILADESVEDSAMQADSRSLATLLLIRDIQAKRLPYREATVSQSHRGSFSQGSWMGEMQQASDKSVIISEILDPRTKNLLSMSKISDYVLSNELVSMALAMVAEDRQINDVLEELFAEEGNELHIREADLYLHEGEELSFYEILLRARQRREIVIGYRLSNAEKAMINPPAKTEKRRWSLKDVFVVIAEKE; encoded by the exons ATGTCCATGGACTCCGAGCcctctccttcctcctccaGGGACTGGTTCTTCCCTTCTCCTTCCTACATCCACTCCTCGGCCAAACCCCCGAAGCCCCAccgccaccaccacctccaaCCCGGCCGGTCCTTCACAAGCTCCAGCAGAATCTCCCGGCCTTACCCTCTCGATTCGAGACCCGCCCGGGCGCAGTCTCTCTGTTCCAGCCCGCCGGTGAGCTCCGCACCGCCGCCCAGGTATGCTGGGATCCGCCGCAGAGCTTATTCGAGCTCGGGTCTCCGGGCGGAGAAGCGGTCGGAAGCGGACAAGAAGGAGGGCGGCAGTTCGG AAGACACTTCCATGCCGAAAATTGGATGTGCCGGAGAAAAAATGTCGTCCCATGATAAGGGATTTCTGCATTCAGGTGGACAGCTTAAGGTTCAGTGGAGGATGGCTCTTGCAGTAGCT ATTTTATTCACAGCGTTCACTTCTCTGGTGCACAAGAATTTTACTTTACATGACCAGGTCCATAATTTGCAG GAGCAAATTTCTGAACTGAATGGGAAGCTGCAAGCATGTTGTCTATTGGACATCGCGGATATACCCAGTTCTTCGCCTGAGGAGAGTCAGCTTAGTATTAACAAAAGGCTAAAAAATGTAGCTCTGATGGGCTCACTCTCGGTATTATCAATACCTATTGTCATATTCAAGCTCATTGAAAAATTCTCGAAGTCGAGATCCTCGGATGGGATGGTAGAAGAAGTTTCTCTAAACAAGCAGATAGCATATAGAGCGGACGCATTTCTGTCACTCCATCCATATTCTAAGCCACTGGCTTTATTAGTTGCGACTTTACTCCTAATTTGCCTAGGGGGATTGGCCCTTTTTGGGGTAACAGATGATAGCTTAGCAGATTGTCTTTGGCTGTCATGGACTTTTGTGGCTGATTCAGGAAATCATGCTAATTCAGAAGGCATTGGTCCGAGACTGGTTTCGGTTTCAATTAGTTTTGGCGGAATGCTTATATTTGCTATGATGCTGGGGCTCGTTTCTGATGCTATCTCAgagaagtttgactctttgaGGAAAGGAAGGAGTGAAGTTGTTGAGCAGCATCACACTTTAATACTTGGATGGAGTGATAAATTG GGCTCATTGTTAAATCAACTCGCAATTGCTAATGAAAGTCTGGGTGGGGGAACCATTGTGGTGATGGCTGAACAAGACAAAGAGGAAATGGAGTTGGATATTGCTAAAATGGAGTTCGATTTCAGAGGAACTTCTGTCATATGTAGAAGTGGTAGTCCCCTCATATTAGCTGACTTGAAAAAG GTGTCTGTTTCCAAAGCCCGTGCTATAATTGTCCTTGCTGAAGATGGAAATGCTGACCAG AGTGATGCCCGTGCATTAAGAACAGTTCTAAGTCTAACAGGAGTTAAGGAGGGGTTAAGAGGTCACATAGTGGTCGAACTAAGCGATCTTGACAACGAGGTCCTCGTTAAACTGGTTGGTGGGGACCACATTGAAACTGTGGTGGCCCATGATGTCATCGGCCGTTTGATGATTCAATGTGCCCGACAGCCTGGACTAGCACAG ATCTGGGAAGATATCCTCGGGTTTGAAAACTGTGAGTTCTACATCAAGAGATGGCCGCAACTGGATGGAATGCAATTTGAGGATGTTTTAATTAGCTTTCCTGATGCCATTCCATGCGGAGTCAAAGTCGCGTCACTTGGTGGTAAGGTTATCCTGAATCCTGAGGACTCCTATGTCCTACAAGAAGGGGATGAAGTTCTTGTCATAGCAGAAGATGATGACACTTATGCTCCATCAGCTTTACCAATG GTCAAAGAAGCAACATTCACACACATTGTCAGACCGGCGAGAAAGCCACAGACGATTCTACTTTGTGGATGGAGGAGAGACATTGATGATATgattgtg GTTATGGATGCCTCTCTTGCCCACGGTTCAGAGCTCTGGATGTTTAACGAGGTTCCAGAGAATGAGAGGGAAAAGAAGCTCATTGATGGTGGTCTTGACATCAGCCGTCTAGCAAATATAATACTTGTTCATCGTGAAGGGAACGCTGTTATACGCCGTCATTTGGAGAGTCTTCCACTAGAATGCTTTGATTCT ATCCTAATTCTGGCTGATGAGTCGGTCGAAGATTCGGCCATGCAAGCTGATTCCAGATCGCTTGCAACGTTGCTGCTGATTCGTGATATTCAG GCAAAGCGGCTACCTTATAGAGAAGCTACCGTGTCTCAATCTCACAGAGGAAGTTTCTCCCAAGGTTCATGGATGGGTGAAATGCAGCAGGCTTCAGATAAATCGGTTATTATATCTGAAATCTTGGATCCAAGAACTAAGAACCTCCTTTCTATGTCCAAAATCAGCGACTATGTCTTATCTAACGAGCTTGTCAGCATGGCACTGGCAATGGTTGCGGAGGATCGCCAAATAAATGATGTGTTGGAAGAACTCTTTGCTGAAGAG GGAAATGAGTTGCATATCAGGGAGGCGGATCTCTACCTCCATGAAGGAGAGGAGCTGAGCTTTTATGAGATACTGCTACGTGCCCGACAGAGAAGGGAAATTGTCATAGGATACCGTTTGTCTAATGCCGAGAAAGCCATGATAAATCCCCCTGCAAAAACCGAAAAGCGAAGGTGGTCTCTGAAGGATGTTTTTGTTGTGATCGCTGAAAAGGAATGA
- the LOC116193831 gene encoding ion channel CASTOR-like yields MNASLAPGSELWMFNEVQEYEREKKLTDGGLDLGRLANIQLVHRVGNTVTRRHLESLPPESFDSILVLPDESREDSAIQADSRSLATLLLIRDIQAKRLPRREATVSQSHRGSFSQGSCMREKQQASNRSVIISEILDPRTKYLLSETKISDCVSPNELVSMALAMVVEDRQINVVLEELFAEEGNEWQIREADLYLHEGEELSFYQILLRARQRREIVIGYRLFNAEKAVINPPAKTKNRRWSVKDAFVVIAEME; encoded by the exons ATGAATGCCTCTCTAGCACCTGGTTCGGAGCTCTGGATGTTTAATGAGGTTCAAGAGTATGAGAGGGAAAAGAAGCTCACTGATGGTGGTCTTGACCTCGGGCGTCTAGCAAACATACAACTCGTTCACCGTGTAGGAAACACTGTTACACGCCGTCACTTGGAGAGTCTTCCACCAGAATCCTTTGATTCT ATCCTAGTTCTGCCTGATGAGTCGAGGGAAGATTCGGCGATTCAAGCTGATTCCAGATCGCTTGCAACATTGCTTTTGATTCGCGATATTCAG GCAAAGCGGCTTCCTCGTCGAGAAGCTACCGTGTCTCAATCTCACAGAGGAAGTTTCTCTCAAGGTTCATGCATGAGGGAAAAGCAGCAGGCTTCAAATAGATCGGTTATTATTTCTGAAATCTTGGATCCAAGGACTAAATACCTGCTTTCTGAAACCAAAATCAGTGATTGTGTCTCACCGAATGAACTTGTCAGCATGGCATTGGCAATGGTTGTGGAAGATCGCCAGATAAATGTCGTGTTGGAAGAGCTCTTCGCTGAGGAG GGAAACGAGTGGCAAATCAGGGAGGCAGATCTCTACCTCCACGAAGGAGAGGAGTTGAGCTTCTACCAGATACTGCTACGTGCCCGACAGAGGAGGGAAATTGTCATAGGATACCGTTTATTTAATGCCGAGAAAGCTGTGATAAATCCCCCTGCCAAAACCAAAAACCGGAGGTGGTCTGTGAAGGATGCTTTTGTCGTGATAGCGGAAATGGAATGA
- the LOC116195006 gene encoding uncharacterized protein LOC116195006, with product MAHSLTPASATIAPFSTGFTRKTRLPSVVLSVRAREAEDQGRPCTLSDDKLVHRRNVGLGLAGALLGMVIGGERHAAAAGRRPPPPPPGEKKDPNVSGVQAKVLASKKRKEAMKEEMAKLRQKGKAIDESPQPKSSD from the exons ATGGCCCATTCCCTAACTCCAGCAAGTGCTACCATTGCACCCTTCTCGACGGGATTCACCCGGAAGACCCGCTTGCCTTCCGTGGTGTTGTCCGTGAGGGCTCGGGAAGCCGAAGATCAAGGTCGTCCTTGCACTCTTTCAGATGACAAGCTCGTCCACCGGAG GAATGTTGGGTTGGGATTAGCGGGAGCCTTGCTCGGGATGGTCATTGGAGGCGAGCGGCACGCTGCAGCGGCAGGTAGGAGGCCACCGCCACCACCTCCAGGGGAAAAGAAAGACCCAAACGTGAGTGGTGTTCAGGCGAAAGTCCTGGCAAGcaagaagaggaaggaagCCATGAAAGAGGAAATGGCCAAACTCAGACAAAAAGGAAAGGCCATCGATGAGTCCCCTCAGCCTAAATCTTCTGATTAG